The Tautonia rosea genome includes a region encoding these proteins:
- a CDS encoding sugar phosphate isomerase/epimerase family protein has product MNSRVRSRRDVLRGALVGGAAFGLGLGLRPGQAFAQDSTGTPDAGPIGEFKISLAQWSLHKRYFASGDTAKANLGFPRDAREGFGIEGVEFVNQFFKDKARDEAYLKELKQRADDQGVECLLIMIDGEGSLSHKDPAQRNQAVENHKKWVDAAKALDCHSIRVNTGDNYSATEVADAVDGCSALAEYAKSVGLNIICENHGGPSSDPDALIALIKGVGMDNFGTLPDFGNFPTKGPREEHDYSIDIYDAIARLMPFAKGVSAKSFDFDDQGHEIFLDYPRIMKIVTDAGYNGYVGIEYEGGRLSELEGILATKSLLESLSGAKYEPKG; this is encoded by the coding sequence ATGAATTCTCGCGTTCGTTCTCGCCGCGACGTGCTTCGAGGCGCCCTTGTCGGCGGAGCCGCGTTCGGCCTCGGACTGGGCCTCCGTCCGGGCCAGGCCTTCGCTCAAGATTCGACCGGAACCCCCGACGCCGGGCCGATCGGCGAGTTCAAGATCTCGCTGGCCCAGTGGTCGCTTCACAAGCGCTACTTCGCCAGTGGCGACACGGCCAAGGCCAACCTCGGCTTCCCCAGGGATGCCCGGGAAGGGTTCGGGATCGAGGGGGTCGAGTTCGTCAATCAGTTCTTCAAGGACAAGGCCCGCGACGAGGCTTACCTCAAGGAGTTGAAGCAGCGCGCCGACGATCAGGGGGTGGAGTGCCTGCTCATCATGATCGACGGCGAAGGCAGCCTCAGCCACAAGGACCCCGCCCAGCGCAACCAGGCGGTCGAGAACCACAAGAAGTGGGTCGATGCCGCCAAGGCGCTCGACTGCCACTCGATCCGGGTCAACACCGGCGACAATTACAGCGCGACCGAGGTTGCCGACGCCGTCGATGGCTGCTCGGCTTTGGCGGAGTACGCGAAGTCGGTCGGCCTGAATATCATCTGCGAAAACCACGGCGGCCCGTCGAGCGATCCCGACGCCCTGATCGCGCTGATCAAGGGGGTGGGCATGGACAACTTCGGCACCCTGCCCGACTTTGGCAACTTCCCCACCAAGGGGCCTCGTGAAGAGCACGACTACTCTATCGACATCTACGACGCCATCGCCCGCCTGATGCCCTTTGCGAAAGGGGTCTCGGCCAAGTCCTTCGACTTCGACGACCAGGGGCATGAGATCTTCCTCGACTACCCGCGGATCATGAAGATCGTGACCGACGCCGGCTACAACGGCTACGTGGGCATCGAATACGAGGGCGGCCGCCTCTCCGAGCTGGAAGGCATCCTTGCGACCAAGAGCCTGCTCGAATCCCTCTCCGGGGCGAAGTACGAGCCGAAGGGCTGA